The following proteins come from a genomic window of Macaca thibetana thibetana isolate TM-01 chromosome 15, ASM2454274v1, whole genome shotgun sequence:
- the AQP3 gene encoding aquaporin-3 → MGRQKELMSRCGEMLHIRHRLLRQALAECLGTLILVMFGCGSVAQVVLSRGTHGGFLTINLAFGFAVTLGILIAGQVSGAHLNPAVTFAMCFLAREPWIKLPVYTLAQTLGAFLGAGIVFGLYYDAIWGFADNQLFVSGPNGTAGIFATYPSGHLDMINGFFDQFIGTASLIVCVLAIVDPYNNPVPRGLEAFTVGLVVLVIGTSMGFNSGYAVNPARDFGPRLFTALAGWGSKVFTTGRHWWWVPIVSPLLGSIAGVFVYQLMIGCHLEQPPPSTEQENVKLAHVKHKEQI, encoded by the exons ATGGGTCGACAGAAGGAGTTGATGTCCCGCTGCGGGGAGATGCTCCACATCCGCCACCGGCTGCTCCGCCAGGCGCTGGCCGAATGCCTGGGGACCCTTATCCTCGTG ATGTTTGGCTGTGGCTCCGTGGCCCAGGTTGTGCTCAGCCGGGGCACCCATGGTGGTTTCCTCACCATCAACCTGGCCTTTGGCTTTGCTGTCACTCTGGGCATCCTCATTGCTGGCCAGGTCTCTG GGGCCCACCTGAACCCTGCCGTGACCTTTGCCATGTGCTTCCTGGCTCGTGAGCCCTGGATCAAGCTGCCCGTCTATACCCTGGCACAGACGCTGGGAGCCTTCTTGGGTGCTGGAATCGTTTTTGGGTTGTATTATG ATGCAATCTGGGGCTTTGCCGacaaccagctttttgtttcggGCCCCAATGGCACAGCTGGCATCTTTGCTACCTACCCCTCTGGACACTTGGATATGATCAATGGCTTCTTTGACCAG ttCATAGGCACAGCCTCCCTCATCGTGTGTGTGCTGGCCATTGTTGACCCCTACAACAACCCTGTCCCCCGAGGCCTGGAGGCCTTCACTGTGGGCCTGGTGGTCCTGGTCATCGGCACCTCCATGGGCTTCAACTCCGGCTATGCTGTCAACCCTGCCCGGGACTTTGGACCCCGCCTTTTTACAGCGCTCGCGGGCTGGGGCTCTAAAGTCTTCAC GACCGGCCGGCattggtggtgggtgcccatcGTGTCCCCACTCCTGGGCTCCATTGCGGGTGTCTTCGTGTACCAGCTGATGATCGGCTGCCACCTGGAGCAGCCTCCACCCTCCACCGAGCAAGAGAATGTGAAGCTGGCCCATGTGAAGCACAAGGAGCAGATCTGA